A region of the Haemophilus parainfluenzae genome:
CCTAAAACCGCAGAAACTTTACATCGCTTACTAGGCGTTCGACCTTTTACCGATAGTGTGAAATATCATGCACATAATCCACTGCAAATTGATGTATTAGTGGTGGATGAAACCTCGATGATTGATTTACCTATGATGGCGAAACTGGTGCAAGCGTTGAAATCCGAAACACGTTTAATTTTATTGGGTGATCAAGCTCAATTAGCTTCAGTAGAAGCGGGGGCTGTATTAGGGGAAATTGCACAATTTTTAACGCTAGATTATAGCCCTGCTCAAGCCGATTATATTCATGCAACAACAGGCTATACTGTGCCAACTGAAGGCGAACATAGTCCGTTGCGTGATGCCATTTGCCATTTAACCTTTAGTCGTCGTTTCCGAGATGATTCGGGCATTAAACAACTTGCTGAGCAAATTCAACAAGGAAAAGGTGAGGGCAGTGTGGCGACTTTTGCGGAATATCCACAAGAGTTGCATTTCCATCATTTTGATGAAGAGCAAGACGTTAAAGAATCGGTTCGACAAGTGGTGAAAAGTGCGGTTGAAAATTACCGTGTTTATTTAACCCAACTTCAAACTTATTTTGCACAGAAGAAAGATCTCAATGCAAAATTTACAGATGAAAAAGGCAACGAGAAAACTTATGCGGAAGCGATTTTAGATCGCTTTAATTCGGTGAGATTTTTGACCGCACTTCGAGCTTCGGCATTAGGTGTGGAAGAATTAAATCGTGAAATCGCTTTAGCATTACGAGCTGAGAAATTACTTTGGTTCCGTCAAGAAGACGATTGGTATATTGGTAAGCCAATTATGATTACCGAAAATGATCATAATGTGAAACTGTATAACGGTGATATTGGCTTATGTTTAGCCAAAGGCAAAGTGTGGTTTGGCAATCGAGAAGTTTCTACCAGTCGTATTCCCGCCCACGAGCCTGCGTTTATGATGACGATTCATAAATCCCAAGGTTCAGAATTTGATCATACGGTTATGGTGTTACCAACAGAACCTAATCCAGTGCTTTCACGAGAGCTGGTATTTACCGGTGTTACCCGTGCAAAAAATCAGCTTTCTGTATTTGCTAATGAAAAAATCTGGCAAAGTGCGGTCAGAAATACCGTGAAACGACAAAGTGGTTTAGGCAAGTTATTACAGGAAAAAGAGGAGTAAAAAATGAAATTATATGTTTACGATCATTGCCCGTTTTGTGTGCGAGCTCGCATGATTTTCGGTTTGAAAAATCTGCCGGTAGAACTTGTAGTGCTTGCAAATGATGATGAAGAAACGCCAATCGGTTTAGTAGGGAAAAAGGTTGTACCAATTCTTGTCAAAGAAGATGGTACAGCGATGCCAGAAAGTTTGGATATCGTGCATTATGTGGCTCAGCATTTTGGTGAAAAAATCTTATCTGAACACGTTCGTCCTGAAATTGATGCGTGGTTAAAAGAAGTCGGCAGTTATTATGGTCATCTTACGACTGCACGCTTCACGCAAATTGGCTTAGCAGAATTTGAAACCCAAAGTGCAGTTGATTATTTCACTAAAAAGAAAACGGAATTTATTGGGGATTTTGCTGAAAATATTGCGAAGACGGAAACCTATCTTGCTCGTTTAAAAGGCGATTTAGAGAAATTAGCTGTATTAATTCAATCTGAAAATACCTTAAACGGCCAATTTTCTCTTGAAGATATTATCGTTTTCCCTGTATTACGAAATCTTACTTGTGTGAAAGGTATCGAATTTCCACCAGCAGTTTTAGCTTATATCACGAATATGGCTAAGTTAAGCAATGTGCCACTATATTTTGATAAAGCCATTTAATCACTGCTGATTCATAGGCATTGGAAATACTAAAGTTTTGACTTGGATCATAGGTGCGGTCATTTTTTCAGTATTTTTTATTCATCGATCTATAATCTCTAACGTTTACTTTAATAAGAGCGTAGAGATATGGATCAGGAATACCAACGAGCGGTTACCCGCATTTGTGTGGAAACCGCTTTGTTATTGTTACAGCATGGAGCAGAAAGTGCTGTTGTCGTA
Encoded here:
- the recD gene encoding exodeoxyribonuclease V subunit alpha; this encodes MLSLLKSLQEQGVITQGDYYFAQLIADKQKDKGYAEPVQNLAILLAALCNWSYTQGNTCCVLDRFLERNLFGLAYRHTETDFLALIDEKIGSLPVSKWQSALAGHIAFTQDPKNHIAPLAFQFGAIYFYRAWQDEFRVAQYIKNALKNDRTLSVEPQQIRTLLDRYFPQQQAQVDWQKVAVATAVKSPFSVITGGPGTGKTTTVTRLLCVLQELFGGKLHIKLVAPTGKAAARLTESIENALAQMPISDELRASIPKTAETLHRLLGVRPFTDSVKYHAHNPLQIDVLVVDETSMIDLPMMAKLVQALKSETRLILLGDQAQLASVEAGAVLGEIAQFLTLDYSPAQADYIHATTGYTVPTEGEHSPLRDAICHLTFSRRFRDDSGIKQLAEQIQQGKGEGSVATFAEYPQELHFHHFDEEQDVKESVRQVVKSAVENYRVYLTQLQTYFAQKKDLNAKFTDEKGNEKTYAEAILDRFNSVRFLTALRASALGVEELNREIALALRAEKLLWFRQEDDWYIGKPIMITENDHNVKLYNGDIGLCLAKGKVWFGNREVSTSRIPAHEPAFMMTIHKSQGSEFDHTVMVLPTEPNPVLSRELVFTGVTRAKNQLSVFANEKIWQSAVRNTVKRQSGLGKLLQEKEE
- the grxB gene encoding glutaredoxin 2 — protein: MKLYVYDHCPFCVRARMIFGLKNLPVELVVLANDDEETPIGLVGKKVVPILVKEDGTAMPESLDIVHYVAQHFGEKILSEHVRPEIDAWLKEVGSYYGHLTTARFTQIGLAEFETQSAVDYFTKKKTEFIGDFAENIAKTETYLARLKGDLEKLAVLIQSENTLNGQFSLEDIIVFPVLRNLTCVKGIEFPPAVLAYITNMAKLSNVPLYFDKAI